One window of the Serinus canaria isolate serCan28SL12 chromosome 9, serCan2020, whole genome shotgun sequence genome contains the following:
- the NEU2 gene encoding sialidase-2 has translation MAAFPVLEQETLFRNGTWSYRIPALLYLPRFSMILAFAEEREDLVDEHAKLIVMRRGVYDPAMQHVQWKRMETLVSAQLEGHRSMNPCPVYDEVSGKLILFFIAVPGKISEQHQLRTKINLVRLCYVTSMDQGHTWSTAQDVTDKTIRNEYKNWATFAVGPGHGLQLLNEARSLVIPAYAYRILDPKQHPTPHAFCFISSDHGTTWEKGNFVGEESAVECQVAELHTCGRKVLYCNARSNRGARIQAVSYNHGLDFEGGQRVEMLIEPPSGCHGSVTAFPPPPDASCQDSWLLYAHPTDPRGRKDLGIYLNKSPLNPAHWTKPSILFKGLCAYSDLQYMGVGPDGSPLFSCLFEYGTHRQCEEIIFVMFTLKQAFPSEH, from the exons ATGGCTGCGTTCCCTGTCCTGGAGCAAGAAACATTATTCCGGAACGGTACCTGGAGCTATCgaattccagccctgctctacCTGCCGCGGTTCAGCATGATCCTGGCCTTTGCTGAGGAGCGAGAGGACCTGGTGGATGAGCATGCCAAGCTGATAGTCATGCGCAGAGGCGTGTACGACCCAGCCATGCAGCACGTTCAG TGGAAAAGGATGGAGACTCTTGTCAGTGCACAGCTGGAAGGCCACCGATCTATGAACCCCTGCCCGGTATATGATGAAGTCTCGGGAAAACTCATCTTGTTCTTCATAGCTGTCCCAGGAAAAATCTCTGAGCAGCATCAGCTGAGGACAAAGATCAACCTGGTACGTCTCTGCTATGTCACTAGCATGGACCAAGGAcacacctggagcactgccCAGGATGTCACCGACAAGACCATTAGGAATGAGTACAAGAACTGGGCCACGTTTGCGGTGGGGCCAGGTCATGGATTACAATTGCTCAATGAGGCTCGGAGCCTTGTGATTCCTGCCTATGCCTATCGTATCTTGGACCCCAAGCAACACCCCACCCCTCATGCCTTCTGCTTCATCAGCTCTGACCATGGGACAACATGGGAGAAGGGGAACTTTGTGGGGGAGGAGAGCGCAGTGGAGTGCCAGGTAGCAGAGCTGCATACCTGTGGCAGAAAGGTCCTTTACTGCAATGCAAGGAGCAACAGAGGAGCCAGGATCCAGGCTGTCAGCTACAACCATGGGCTGGACTTTGAGGGAGGCCAGAGGGTTGAAATGCTAATAGAACCTCCCTCAGGATGCCATGGAAGTGTTACTGCCTTCCCACCTCCCCCAGATGCCAGTTGTCAAGACAGTTGGTTACTCTATGCTCATCCTACAGACCCAAGGGGTCGAAAAGATTTAGGAATTTACCTCAACAAAAGCCCTTTAAATCCAGCACACTGGACAAAACCCAGCATACTCTTCAAGGGCCTGTGTGCTTATTCAGATCTGCAGTACATGGGCGTTGGGCCTGATGGCTCACCTTTGTTCTCCTGCCTCTTTGAATATGGGACCCACAGACAATGTGAAGAGATTATTTTTGTCATGTTCACTTTGAAGCAAGCCTTTCCCTCAGAACACTGA